The following proteins are co-located in the Paraburkholderia phytofirmans PsJN genome:
- a CDS encoding DUF4870 family protein produces MEQSHESYPPPVYRNALEPERERSLRTLTHVLYALYAVHWLTGGLTILIAIIINYVKRPDVVGTPYEAHFEWQIRSFWMALLGYAIGGVLLFVVIGIPVLWAVSIWMLYRIIKGWLYLYDNKPLANPRGWF; encoded by the coding sequence ATGGAACAGTCGCACGAGAGCTATCCGCCGCCGGTCTATCGCAATGCTCTCGAACCTGAGCGCGAGCGCAGCCTGCGTACGCTTACCCACGTGCTGTACGCGCTGTATGCGGTCCACTGGCTGACGGGCGGCCTGACGATCCTGATCGCGATCATCATCAACTACGTAAAGCGGCCCGATGTGGTCGGCACGCCGTACGAGGCCCATTTCGAGTGGCAGATCCGCTCCTTCTGGATGGCCTTGCTGGGCTACGCGATCGGCGGTGTGCTGCTGTTCGTGGTGATCGGCATTCCCGTTCTGTGGGCCGTGAGCATCTGGATGTTGTACCGTATTATCAAGGGCTGGCTGTATCTGTACGATAACAAGCCGCTCGCGAATCCGCGTGGCTGGTTCTGA
- a CDS encoding phosphoribosyl-ATP diphosphatase, with protein sequence MTQSTQTTSSDSASTTDTLMRLAAIIDSRKGGDPDVSYVSRLFHKGDDAVLKKIGEEATEVVLAAKDARHGGAPKALVGEVADLWFHCLVMLSHFDLSPADVLAELERREGMSGIEEKALRKSRDREQNGD encoded by the coding sequence ATGACGCAATCCACGCAAACCACGTCGTCCGACTCCGCCTCCACGACCGATACGCTGATGCGCCTCGCGGCGATCATCGACAGCCGCAAGGGCGGCGATCCAGACGTGTCGTATGTGTCGCGCCTGTTCCACAAGGGCGACGACGCGGTGCTGAAGAAGATCGGCGAAGAAGCCACCGAAGTCGTGCTGGCCGCCAAGGACGCACGCCACGGCGGCGCGCCGAAGGCGCTGGTCGGCGAAGTCGCGGACCTGTGGTTTCACTGCCTCGTGATGCTGTCGCACTTCGACCTCAGCCCGGCGGACGTGCTCGCCGAACTGGAGCGCCGCGAAGGCATGTCGGGTATCGAGGAAAAGGCGCTGCGCAAGAGCCGCGACCGCGAACAGAACGGCGACTGA
- the hisF gene encoding imidazole glycerol phosphate synthase subunit HisF, producing MALAKRIIPCLDVTAGRVVKGVNFVELRDAGDPVEIARRYDDQGADELTFLDITATSDQRDLILPIIEAVASQVFIPLTVGGGVRAVEDVRRLLNAGADKISMNSSAVANPQLVKDATDKYGSQCIVVAIDAKRVSADGEPPRWEVFTHGGRKATGLEAVEWARKMAELGAGEILLTSMDRDGTKSGFDLALTRAVSDAVPIPVIASGGVGNLQHLADGIKNGHADAVLAASIFHYGEHTVGEAKRFMADQGISVRL from the coding sequence ATGGCTCTAGCTAAACGCATCATTCCCTGTCTCGACGTCACGGCTGGCCGCGTGGTCAAGGGCGTCAACTTCGTCGAACTGCGCGATGCGGGCGACCCGGTTGAAATCGCCCGCCGCTACGACGATCAGGGCGCCGACGAACTCACCTTCCTCGACATCACCGCGACCTCGGATCAGCGCGATCTGATCCTGCCGATCATCGAAGCGGTCGCGTCGCAAGTGTTCATTCCGCTGACGGTCGGCGGCGGCGTGCGCGCCGTCGAAGACGTGCGGCGTCTGCTGAACGCGGGCGCGGACAAGATCAGCATGAACTCGTCGGCGGTGGCGAATCCGCAACTCGTGAAAGACGCCACGGACAAATACGGCTCGCAGTGCATCGTCGTCGCGATCGACGCAAAGCGCGTCTCCGCGGACGGCGAGCCGCCGCGCTGGGAAGTCTTCACGCATGGCGGCCGCAAGGCCACCGGGCTGGAAGCGGTCGAATGGGCGCGCAAGATGGCCGAACTCGGCGCCGGCGAAATCCTGCTCACCAGCATGGACCGCGACGGCACCAAGAGCGGCTTCGACCTCGCGCTTACGCGCGCCGTGTCCGATGCGGTGCCGATTCCGGTGATCGCTTCGGGCGGCGTGGGCAACCTGCAACATTTGGCCGACGGCATCAAAAACGGCCACGCGGACGCGGTGCTCGCCGCGAGCATCTTCCACTACGGCGAACACACCGTGGGCGAGGCCAAGCGCTTCATGGCCGATCAGGGCATTTCGGTGAGGTTGTGA
- the hisB gene encoding imidazoleglycerol-phosphate dehydratase HisB — MRLAEVVRNTSETQIRVKINLDGTGQQKLATGVPFLDHMLDQIARHGLFDLEIEAHGDLHIDDHHTVEDTGITLGQAVAKAIGDRKGIVRYGHSYVPLDEALSRVVIDFSGRPGLEFHVPFTRARIGTFDVDLSIEFFRGFVNHAGVTLHIDNLRGLNAHHQMETVFKAFGRALRMATELDERAAGQIPSTKGSL, encoded by the coding sequence ATGCGCCTTGCGGAAGTCGTTCGCAACACCAGCGAAACGCAGATCCGTGTGAAGATCAATCTGGACGGCACCGGTCAGCAAAAGCTGGCCACCGGCGTGCCGTTTCTGGACCACATGCTCGACCAGATCGCGCGGCATGGATTGTTCGACCTCGAAATCGAAGCGCATGGCGACCTGCATATCGACGACCATCACACGGTCGAAGACACCGGTATCACGCTCGGCCAGGCCGTCGCGAAAGCGATCGGCGACCGTAAGGGCATCGTCCGCTACGGTCATTCCTACGTGCCGCTCGACGAAGCGTTGTCGCGCGTCGTGATCGATTTCTCGGGCCGTCCGGGTCTCGAATTCCATGTGCCGTTCACGCGTGCGCGCATCGGTACGTTCGACGTCGATCTGTCCATCGAGTTTTTCCGCGGTTTCGTGAATCATGCCGGCGTCACTTTGCATATCGACAACCTGCGCGGCCTGAACGCCCACCATCAGATGGAAACGGTGTTCAAGGCGTTCGGGCGTGCGTTGCGCATGGCCACCGAACTGGACGAACGTGCGGCGGGACAGATTCCGTCGACCAAGGGCAGCCTTTAA
- the hisA gene encoding 1-(5-phosphoribosyl)-5-[(5-phosphoribosylamino)methylideneamino]imidazole-4-carboxamide isomerase, with translation MLLIPAIDLKDGQCVRLKQGDMDQATIFSEEPAAMARHWVDRGARRLHLVDLNGAFAGKPKNEDAIRAIIEEVGGEIPVQLGGGIRDLNTIERYLDDGLSYVIIGTAAVKNPGFLQDACTAFGGHIIVGLDAKDGKVATDGWSKLTGHEVADLARKFEDYGCESIIYTDIGRDGMLQGINIEATVRLARAVKIPVIASGGLSNLTDIESLCEVEDEGIEGVICGRAIYSGDLDFAAAQTLADRLRESDDA, from the coding sequence ATGCTGCTGATTCCCGCCATCGACCTGAAAGACGGTCAGTGTGTACGCCTCAAACAAGGCGATATGGACCAGGCGACGATATTTTCCGAGGAACCGGCGGCGATGGCCCGACATTGGGTCGATCGCGGTGCCCGGCGTCTCCACCTCGTCGACCTGAATGGCGCGTTCGCCGGCAAGCCGAAGAATGAAGACGCGATTCGCGCGATCATCGAGGAGGTGGGCGGCGAGATTCCCGTGCAACTGGGCGGCGGCATTCGCGACCTGAATACGATCGAGCGCTATCTGGACGACGGTTTGTCGTACGTGATCATCGGCACGGCGGCAGTGAAGAACCCCGGCTTTCTGCAGGACGCCTGCACGGCGTTCGGCGGCCATATCATCGTCGGACTGGATGCGAAAGACGGCAAGGTGGCGACCGACGGCTGGAGCAAGCTGACCGGCCACGAAGTGGCCGATCTCGCGCGCAAGTTCGAGGACTACGGCTGCGAGTCGATCATCTACACCGACATCGGCCGCGACGGCATGCTTCAGGGCATCAACATCGAAGCGACGGTGCGCCTCGCGCGCGCAGTGAAGATTCCGGTGATCGCAAGCGGCGGCTTGTCCAACCTCACCGACATCGAATCGCTGTGCGAAGTCGAAGACGAAGGCATTGAAGGTGTGATCTGCGGCCGGGCGATCTACTCGGGCGATCTCGACTTCGCGGCCGCGCAAACCCTCGCGGACCGGCTGCGCGAATCGGACGACGCCTAA
- the hisH gene encoding imidazole glycerol phosphate synthase subunit HisH, translated as MKTSIAIVDYGMGNLRSVAQALRKAAPEADVAIVDQPEAIRAADRVVLPGQGAMPDCMRSLAESGLQDAVIEASRSKPLMGVCVGEQMLFDWSAEGGTPGLGLLPGKVLRFDLEGQLQDDGSRFKVPQMGWNRVRQAQPHPLWDGVADNAFFYFVHSYYVVPDNVAHTSGETVYGVPFTSAVARDNIFATQFHPEKSAEAGLRVYRNFVHWNP; from the coding sequence ATGAAAACTTCGATAGCGATTGTGGATTACGGAATGGGCAACCTGCGCTCGGTGGCCCAGGCGCTGCGCAAAGCCGCGCCGGAAGCGGACGTGGCGATCGTCGACCAGCCGGAAGCGATTCGCGCGGCCGACCGCGTGGTGCTGCCCGGCCAGGGCGCGATGCCCGACTGCATGCGCAGTCTGGCCGAGTCCGGCCTGCAGGACGCGGTGATCGAGGCGTCGCGCAGCAAGCCGCTGATGGGCGTGTGCGTCGGCGAGCAGATGCTGTTCGACTGGAGCGCGGAGGGCGGCACGCCTGGCCTCGGCCTGTTGCCCGGCAAAGTGCTGCGCTTCGACTTGGAAGGCCAATTGCAGGACGACGGCTCGCGCTTCAAGGTCCCGCAAATGGGCTGGAACCGTGTGCGCCAGGCGCAGCCGCATCCGCTGTGGGACGGCGTCGCGGACAACGCGTTCTTCTACTTCGTGCACAGTTATTACGTGGTGCCGGACAACGTCGCCCATACCTCGGGCGAAACGGTGTACGGTGTTCCCTTTACCTCGGCGGTGGCGCGGGATAACATCTTCGCGACCCAATTCCACCCGGAAAAGAGCGCCGAAGCGGGGTTGCGCGTGTATCGAAACTTCGTGCACTGGAACCCGTGA
- a CDS encoding MarC family protein: MDILKSFISLLALINPVGAIPFFMSLTANQSDVERRRTIRIAAISVFCVIAITTLLGQQIISFFGISVGSLEVGGGIIMLLMAINMLNAQIGNSRSTPEERHEAEQKDNIAVVPLAIPLLTGPGAISTTIIYAAGSAHWYDRISLVAIGAVLAAICFFSLRLAEPIARWVGRTGINIGTRLMGLMLSALAVEFIVDGLKALLPNLK, from the coding sequence ATGGACATTCTGAAGTCGTTTATTTCGCTGCTGGCGTTGATCAACCCGGTCGGCGCCATCCCGTTCTTCATGAGCCTGACGGCGAATCAGAGCGATGTCGAGCGGCGTAGAACCATTCGGATTGCGGCGATTTCGGTGTTCTGCGTGATCGCGATCACCACGCTGCTCGGGCAGCAGATCATCAGCTTCTTCGGCATTTCGGTCGGCTCGCTCGAAGTGGGCGGCGGAATCATCATGCTGCTGATGGCGATCAACATGCTGAACGCGCAGATCGGCAACAGCCGTTCGACGCCGGAAGAGCGCCACGAAGCCGAGCAGAAGGACAACATCGCCGTCGTTCCATTGGCGATTCCGCTGCTGACCGGCCCGGGCGCGATCAGCACCACGATCATCTACGCGGCCGGCTCGGCGCATTGGTACGACCGGATCAGCCTCGTCGCGATCGGCGCGGTGCTGGCGGCGATCTGCTTTTTTTCGCTGCGGCTCGCCGAACCGATTGCCCGCTGGGTCGGTCGCACGGGTATCAACATCGGCACGCGGCTCATGGGTTTGATGTTATCGGCGCTGGCGGTGGAATTCATCGTCGATGGATTGAAGGCATTGCTGCCTAACTTGAAATGA
- the hisI gene encoding phosphoribosyl-AMP cyclohydrolase produces the protein MVNPSAVNWLDKVKWDANGLVPVIAQEASTNDVLMFAWMNREALAKTIETNRAVYFSRSRQRLWFKGEESGHVQHVHEVRLDCDEDVVLLKVEQVSGIACHTGRHSCFFQKFEGSVDDGDWVAVDPVLKDPEHIYK, from the coding sequence GTGGTGAATCCATCGGCAGTCAACTGGCTCGACAAGGTCAAGTGGGACGCGAACGGCCTCGTGCCCGTAATCGCGCAGGAGGCGTCGACGAACGACGTGCTCATGTTCGCCTGGATGAACCGCGAAGCCTTGGCCAAGACCATCGAAACCAATCGCGCGGTGTATTTTTCGCGATCGCGCCAGCGCCTGTGGTTCAAGGGCGAAGAGTCCGGCCACGTGCAGCATGTGCACGAAGTGCGGCTCGATTGCGACGAAGACGTCGTCTTGCTCAAAGTGGAGCAGGTGTCGGGCATTGCCTGCCACACCGGCCGCCACTCGTGCTTCTTCCAGAAATTCGAAGGCTCGGTGGACGATGGCGACTGGGTCGCCGTCGATCCCGTGCTGAAAGACCCCGAACACATTTACAAATGA
- a CDS encoding histidine triad nucleotide-binding protein yields MSHDPNCLFCKIAAGEIPSTKVHEDDEFVAFRDIRPAAETHVLVIPRKHIATLSNCTESDAPLLGRMLVLVARLADQLGVAYTGGETGFRTVINTGPGGGQEVYHLHAHILAGPRPWQRMG; encoded by the coding sequence ATGAGCCACGACCCGAACTGCCTTTTCTGCAAGATCGCTGCCGGCGAAATCCCGTCGACCAAAGTCCACGAAGACGACGAGTTCGTCGCCTTCCGCGACATTCGTCCGGCTGCGGAGACGCATGTGCTGGTGATTCCGCGCAAGCACATCGCCACGCTGTCGAACTGCACCGAAAGCGATGCACCGCTGCTTGGTAGAATGCTGGTCTTGGTGGCGCGTTTAGCCGATCAGCTGGGCGTGGCGTACACCGGCGGCGAAACGGGTTTTCGCACGGTAATCAATACCGGTCCGGGCGGCGGCCAGGAGGTGTATCACCTGCACGCGCACATTCTCGCGGGACCGCGCCCCTGGCAGCGCATGGGGTGA